A section of the Citrus sinensis cultivar Valencia sweet orange chromosome 8, DVS_A1.0, whole genome shotgun sequence genome encodes:
- the LOC102606900 gene encoding L-ascorbate oxidase homolog, producing the protein MLPKSALIWQLCVVYFLAMFAIVARAESPYRFFTWNVTYGDIYPLGVRQQGILINGQFPGPDIYSVTNDNLIINVHNSLPEPFLISWNGVQQRRNSYEDGVYGTTCPIPPGKNFTYILQVKDQIGSYFYFPSVGFQKAAGGFGGIRILSRPLIPVPFPEPAGDFTVLIGDWYKANHNKLKAVLDRGHRLPSPDGILINGHGSNGASFTVEQGKTYRFRISNVGLQHSLNFRIQGHKMKLVEVEGTHTIQTTYSSLDVHVGQSYSVLVTMDQPPQDFYIAVSTRFTNKVLTSAGTLHYSNPARPVSGPVPGGPTTQIDWSLNQARSIRTNLTASGPRPNPQGSYHYGLINISRTIKLESSAGQVNGKQRYAVNSVSFIPADTPLKLADYFKIGGVFRVGSIQDQPTGGNIYLDTSVMGADFRGFIEIVFQNHENIVQSWHIDGYNFWVVGMNGGVWTPASRNEYNLRDAVSRCTTQVYPKSWTAIYVALDNVGMWNVRSEFWARQYLGQQFYLRVYSPVESIRDEYPIPKNALLCGRAKGKHTRSL; encoded by the exons ATGTTGCCAAAAAGTGCTTTGATTTGGCAGCTATGTGTTGTCTATTTTTTGGCAATGTTCGCCATTGTTGCCAGGGCTGAAAGTCCTTACAGGTTTTTCACATGGAATGTAACTTATGGTGACATATACCCACTTGGAGTTCGCCAACAG GGTATTCTTATTAATGGACAGTTTCCAGGGCCTGATATTTATTCTGTCACCAATGACAATCTAATCATCAATGTTCATAACAGCTTACCAGAGCCTTTCCTCATCTCCTG GAATGGCGTGCAGCAGAGGAGAAATTCATATGAAGATGGAGTGTACGGTACCACCTGTCCAATTCCTCCAGGAAAAAATTTCACTTACATTTTACAAGTGAAAGATCAAATCGGAAGCTATTTTTACTTCCCATCTGTTGGCTTTCAAAAGGCAGCTGGTGGCTTTGGAGGCATCAGGATTCTCAGCAGGCCCTTGATTCCTGTTCCATTCCCTGAACCTGCTGGAGATTTCACTGTTCTTATTGGTGATTGGTACAAGGCCAATCACAAT AAATTGAAGGCTGTTCTGGATAGAGGCCACAGGCTGCCTTCCCCTGATGGCATTTTGATCAATGGTCATGGATCCAATGGTGCATCTTTCACAGTTGAGCAAG GAAAAACCTACAGGTTCAGGATATCAAATGTGGGCCTGCAACATTCGCTCAATTTTCGCATTCAAGGCCACAAGATGAAGCTTGTTGAAGTTGAAGGAACCCACACCATCCAAACCACTTATTCATCCCTTGATGTTCACGTGGGTCAGTCCTACTCTGTGCTTGTTACCATGGACCAGCCCCCACAGGATTTCTACATTGCAGTCTCGACCCGGTTCACCAACAAAGTCCTAACCAGCGCTGGCACCCTCCACTACAGTAACCCGGCCCGCCCAGTCTCCGGCCCAGTTCCCGGGGGGCCCACCACCCAAATTGATTGGTCTCTTAACCAGGCCCGTTCAATTAG GACTAATTTGACAGCAAGTGGACCAAGACCAAACCCACAAGGATCATACCACTATGGTCTTATTAACATTTCAAGAACTATCAAGCTAGAAAGTTCAGCTGGTCAAGTCAATGGCAAGCAGAGATATGCAGTTAACAGTGTGTCTTTCATCCCAGCTGACACTCCCCTGAAGCTAGCAGATTACTTCAAAATTGGAGGTGTTTTTCGCGTCGGTAGCATCCAGGATCAGCCAACCGGTGGTAACATTTACCTTGACACATCAGTTATGGGTGCTGACTTCAGAGGCTTTATTGAAATTGTGTtccaaaatcatgaaaatattgTACAGAGCTGGCACATTGATGGATACAACTTCTGGGTAGTCGG AATGAATGGTGGAGTGTGGACACCGGCCAGTCGTAATGAGTACAATTTGAGAGATGCCGTCTCACGTTGCACAACTCAG GTATATCCCAAGTCATGGACTGCTATTTATGTAGCACTTGATAATGTGGGAATGTGGAACGTCAGGAGTGAGTTTTGGGCACGGCAATATCTCGgacaacaattttatttgagaGTTTATTCACCTGTTGAATCAATCAGGGATGAGTATCCGATTCCGAAGAATGCTCTTCTCTGCGGCAGGGCCAAAGGCAAACACACAAGATCTCTATAA